A portion of the Streptomyces erythrochromogenes genome contains these proteins:
- a CDS encoding asparagine synthase-related protein, which translates to MRWLVGWSSIAASFGTAGRVSGQGPGHGPGAYGPGGAPLHGGIADAAHAADPGADAERTVHPVGAQLLWGDPDPLWAVGDWRPDEIRTVTADPADPFTRLAVLGCCGATDAELRRALYAARGGALRHLTQWSGSYTAVVQAGRRITVVGDLAGARPVFYTPWASGTAYATAALPLADLIEAQLDIGHLAALLACPDSPEALGDGTPYAGVRRIPPGHALILREGSREITGYEQVASLAVAAPEADADRAVEGVREALVDAVRARLTAPRHAPDIPPPYDPGPVPGMGPADRRAARGAPAPGVGADLSGGSASATLALLAAGLPGAPGSLTSPAGARLLAVTFNDLATPQGREDELERARAIAADPRLHHVVVAAAAEALPYTDLDGPLTDEPGPSLVCAARERRRLAAGAADHFTGHGARQVLDAHPARMADLLMDRRRRHLLRPVAALARSASAAGAAGEFLLVPLTVYSAARRLARTTYRAGMEAAAARLREGGVTERASGPVDASLAALTWSRPGPAAGWLTGEALAEVSIRLSAAAGRPPLSLRPGEARARSVLARQAADHRVFEQAVEVRSQRLHAPFLDNQVVRAARALPESLRVQPGARAEILRSVLYSAGVRELPPGWGATAHTPNETATRLGLRAALSDLLDLFAAPLLADAGLIEARVVRQALLDAAEGRPVPLDGLAELVSMELWLHRLLARRGTCWTGTSAARRRAVPEGVPVHRPALS; encoded by the coding sequence GTGCGCTGGTTGGTGGGGTGGAGCAGTATCGCCGCGAGCTTCGGCACGGCCGGCCGCGTCTCCGGCCAGGGACCCGGCCACGGCCCGGGCGCGTACGGCCCGGGCGGCGCGCCCCTGCACGGCGGCATCGCGGACGCCGCCCATGCGGCCGACCCCGGCGCGGACGCGGAACGCACCGTCCACCCCGTCGGCGCCCAGCTGCTCTGGGGCGACCCCGACCCGCTCTGGGCCGTCGGCGACTGGCGCCCCGACGAGATCCGCACCGTCACCGCCGACCCCGCCGACCCCTTCACCCGGCTCGCCGTGCTCGGCTGCTGCGGCGCGACCGACGCCGAGCTGCGCAGGGCCCTGTACGCGGCGCGCGGCGGTGCGCTGCGCCACCTCACCCAGTGGTCCGGCAGCTACACCGCCGTGGTCCAGGCCGGCCGCCGCATCACCGTGGTCGGGGACCTCGCGGGCGCCCGGCCCGTCTTCTACACGCCCTGGGCGAGCGGGACGGCGTACGCCACCGCCGCGCTCCCGCTCGCCGACCTCATCGAGGCGCAGCTCGACATCGGCCACCTCGCCGCCCTGCTGGCCTGTCCGGACAGCCCGGAGGCCCTGGGCGACGGCACCCCGTACGCGGGTGTCCGCCGCATCCCGCCCGGGCACGCCCTCATCCTGCGCGAGGGCTCCCGCGAGATCACCGGCTACGAACAGGTGGCCTCGCTCGCGGTGGCCGCGCCCGAGGCCGACGCCGACCGCGCGGTGGAGGGCGTACGGGAAGCTTTGGTGGACGCGGTGCGCGCCCGGCTCACGGCTCCGCGGCATGCTCCCGACATCCCGCCACCGTACGATCCCGGCCCCGTGCCCGGCATGGGACCGGCCGATCGGCGCGCGGCCCGCGGCGCCCCGGCCCCCGGGGTGGGCGCCGACCTGTCCGGAGGCAGCGCCTCCGCGACGCTCGCCCTGCTGGCGGCCGGTCTGCCGGGAGCGCCGGGCAGCCTCACCAGTCCCGCCGGGGCCCGGCTGCTGGCGGTCACCTTCAACGACCTGGCCACCCCGCAGGGGCGCGAGGACGAACTGGAACGCGCCAGGGCCATCGCGGCCGACCCGCGCCTGCACCACGTCGTGGTCGCCGCCGCGGCCGAGGCCCTCCCGTACACCGACCTGGACGGCCCGCTCACCGACGAACCCGGCCCTTCCCTGGTCTGCGCCGCCCGCGAGCGGCGCAGACTCGCCGCCGGAGCGGCCGACCACTTCACCGGCCACGGCGCCCGGCAGGTCCTCGACGCCCACCCGGCCCGCATGGCCGACCTCCTGATGGACCGCCGGCGCCGCCACCTGCTGCGCCCGGTGGCGGCGCTGGCCCGCTCGGCCTCCGCCGCCGGAGCGGCCGGGGAGTTCCTGCTAGTGCCGCTCACCGTGTACTCGGCGGCCCGCAGACTCGCCCGTACGACGTACCGCGCGGGGATGGAGGCGGCCGCGGCCCGGCTCCGCGAGGGCGGGGTCACCGAGCGCGCCTCCGGTCCGGTGGACGCCTCCCTCGCGGCCCTGACCTGGTCCCGGCCCGGTCCGGCGGCGGGCTGGCTCACGGGGGAGGCGCTGGCGGAAGTATCGATCCGGCTTTCGGCCGCGGCCGGGCGGCCCCCGCTGTCGCTGCGGCCGGGGGAGGCCCGGGCCCGTTCCGTGCTGGCCCGTCAGGCCGCCGACCACCGGGTCTTCGAACAGGCCGTGGAGGTCCGAAGCCAGCGCCTGCACGCCCCCTTCCTCGACAACCAGGTCGTACGGGCCGCGCGTGCCCTGCCCGAGTCCCTGCGCGTGCAGCCCGGCGCCCGGGCGGAGATCCTGCGCAGCGTCCTGTACTCGGCCGGCGTGCGCGAGCTCCCGCCGGGCTGGGGCGCCACCGCTCACACGCCGAACGAGACGGCGACCAGGCTGGGGCTGCGCGCCGCCCTGAGCGACCTGCTGGACCTCTTCGCCGCCCCGCTGCTCGCGGATGCCGGTCTGATCGAGGCCCGGGTCGTGCGGCAGGCGCTGCTCGACGCGGCCGAGGGCCGGCCGGTCCCGCTGGACGGGCTCGCGGAGCTCGTCTCGATGGAGCTGTGGCTGCACCGGCTGCTGGCCCGGCGCGGCACCTGCTGGACGGGTACGTCCGCGGCTCGGCGCCGGGCCGTGCCCGAGGGGGTCCCCGTGCACCGCCCGGCGCTGTCCTGA
- the lhgO gene encoding L-2-hydroxyglutarate oxidase: MQYAGVGGIGVGGGVDCDVLVIGGGIVGLSTAHALSRLAPGTKVIVLEKESGPARHQTGRNSGVIHSGIYYRPGSLKARFAVSGAAEMVKFCAEHGIPHEVTGKLIVATEREELPRLHALVQRGRENGIPVRELGPAQITEYEPQVQGLAAIHVGSTGIVDYGRVSAQLAQSSGAEIVYGAEVDLISRRASAVAVRTTSGLVFRSRMLVNCAGLHCDRIARLAGDDPGMRIIPFRGEYYDLTRPDLVRGLVYPVPDPAFPFLGVHLTRGIGGGVHVGPNAVPALAREGYDWSTVRPRDIADELAWPGAWRMASRHWRYGTGEIHRSLSKQAFTRAVRRLLPAVTAPDLHPAAAGVRAQAVLRNGTLVDDFLIRDAPRTIHVLNAPSPAATASLPIGREIATRVLRTLTAA, translated from the coding sequence GTGCAGTATGCAGGGGTGGGAGGTATCGGCGTGGGCGGTGGCGTGGACTGCGATGTGCTGGTGATCGGCGGCGGAATCGTCGGCCTGTCGACGGCGCATGCCTTGTCGCGCCTGGCTCCGGGTACGAAGGTGATCGTCCTGGAGAAGGAGTCGGGCCCGGCCCGGCACCAGACGGGCCGCAACAGCGGTGTGATCCACAGCGGCATCTACTACCGCCCGGGCTCGCTGAAGGCGCGCTTCGCGGTGAGCGGCGCCGCCGAGATGGTGAAGTTCTGCGCGGAGCACGGGATCCCGCACGAGGTGACGGGCAAGCTGATCGTCGCCACCGAGCGCGAGGAACTGCCCCGGCTGCACGCCCTGGTCCAGCGCGGCCGGGAGAACGGCATCCCGGTGCGCGAGCTGGGCCCGGCCCAGATCACCGAGTACGAGCCGCAGGTGCAGGGGCTGGCCGCGATCCACGTCGGCAGCACCGGCATCGTGGACTACGGCCGGGTGAGCGCCCAGCTCGCGCAGTCCTCGGGCGCGGAGATCGTCTACGGCGCCGAGGTGGACCTGATCTCGCGCCGCGCGTCGGCGGTGGCCGTGCGCACCACGTCCGGCCTGGTGTTCCGGTCCCGGATGCTGGTGAACTGCGCGGGCCTGCACTGCGACCGGATCGCCCGCCTGGCCGGAGACGACCCGGGCATGCGGATCATTCCCTTCCGGGGCGAGTACTACGACCTGACCCGCCCGGACCTGGTCCGGGGCCTGGTCTACCCGGTGCCGGACCCGGCGTTCCCCTTCCTCGGGGTGCACCTCACCCGCGGCATCGGCGGCGGCGTCCACGTCGGCCCCAACGCCGTGCCGGCGCTGGCCCGCGAGGGGTACGACTGGTCGACCGTGCGCCCGCGGGACATCGCGGACGAGCTGGCGTGGCCGGGCGCCTGGCGGATGGCCTCCCGGCACTGGCGGTACGGGACGGGCGAGATCCACCGCTCACTGTCGAAGCAGGCCTTCACCCGGGCGGTACGCCGCCTCCTGCCCGCCGTCACCGCCCCGGACCTGCACCCCGCCGCAGCCGGGGTCCGCGCCCAGGCCGTCCTGCGGAACGGCACCCTGGTGGACGACTTCCTGATCCGCGACGCCCCGCGCACGATCCACGTCCTCAACGCCCCCTCCCCGGCCGCGACGGCCTCCCTCCCCATCGGCCGCGAAATCGCCACCCGGGTCCTGCGCACCCTCACCGCGGCCTGA
- a CDS encoding MFS transporter produces the protein MTTTARTTAATTTEAPDRSAPATVPVLWLALLATPVAAAANAPVLILPDMAASLGVGTSTAAWLVAAFAWAMAVSVPPLAGLLRRRGLTPVLRLSGVLLLGGTLLVAASPWLPATLLGRAAQAAGGAGLVAAAMSLAGSARRMGVISAGFGMLGASGPLLGAQLSHTVSWRLALSVSLVSLLAVPAVSRYAKAGAASATAPQVGRFDARGAALLTVLATALVLLPHAPAVALGSAAVAAALLALHVRRRPDGFVPAALVRSPLFIGSALLALALSTSYFTLLFAVPRLLADRAGWDAPAAGAGQLVALLTGSALSWLLAAASARMGRTAVRTVLVAIGTLAAVLAVFASWGPLLLAATLGGVFGATGANAVLSVQAASSVPAPRRPTAIGLFALCYQLGGAFGPAIATALVLG, from the coding sequence ATGACCACCACCGCCAGAACCACCGCCGCCACCACGACCGAGGCCCCCGACCGATCCGCCCCGGCGACCGTCCCCGTGCTGTGGCTGGCCCTGCTCGCCACCCCCGTCGCCGCCGCGGCCAACGCCCCCGTGCTGATCCTTCCGGACATGGCCGCCTCCCTCGGGGTGGGCACCTCGACCGCGGCCTGGCTCGTCGCCGCCTTCGCCTGGGCCATGGCCGTCTCCGTCCCCCCGCTGGCCGGGCTGCTGCGCCGACGGGGCCTCACCCCGGTCCTCCGACTGTCCGGCGTCCTCCTCCTCGGCGGCACGCTCCTCGTCGCCGCGTCCCCCTGGCTCCCGGCGACCCTCCTCGGCCGGGCCGCGCAGGCCGCGGGCGGCGCCGGCCTGGTGGCCGCCGCGATGAGCCTGGCCGGCTCGGCCCGCCGCATGGGCGTCATCAGCGCCGGCTTCGGCATGCTCGGCGCGTCCGGCCCGCTGCTCGGCGCGCAGCTCTCCCACACCGTGTCGTGGCGGCTCGCGCTCTCGGTGTCCCTGGTCTCGCTGCTGGCGGTGCCCGCGGTGAGCCGGTACGCGAAGGCCGGGGCCGCCTCCGCCACCGCCCCGCAGGTCGGCCGGTTCGACGCACGCGGCGCCGCGCTGCTGACCGTGCTGGCCACCGCCCTGGTCCTGCTCCCCCACGCACCGGCCGTGGCCCTCGGCTCCGCGGCCGTCGCCGCCGCGCTCCTCGCGCTCCACGTACGGCGCCGGCCCGACGGCTTCGTCCCGGCCGCCCTGGTCCGCAGCCCCCTCTTCATCGGCTCCGCGCTGCTGGCGCTCGCGCTGTCGACCTCGTACTTCACCCTGTTGTTCGCCGTGCCCCGGCTGCTCGCCGACCGCGCGGGCTGGGACGCACCCGCGGCCGGCGCCGGTCAGCTCGTGGCGCTCCTCACCGGCTCCGCGCTGTCCTGGCTGCTGGCGGCCGCCTCGGCGCGCATGGGGCGGACGGCCGTACGCACGGTGCTGGTCGCGATCGGCACGCTGGCCGCGGTGCTCGCGGTGTTCGCGAGCTGGGGCCCGCTGCTCCTGGCGGCCACCCTCGGCGGCGTGTTCGGCGCGACCGGCGCCAACGCCGTGCTGTCGGTGCAGGCTGCGTCGAGCGTCCCCGCCCCCCGGCGGCCCACGGCCATCGGCCTGTTCGCCCTCTGCTACCAGCTGGGCGGCGCCTTCGGCCCGGCGATCGCGACCGCCCTGGTCCTCGGTTAG
- a CDS encoding sporulation protein, whose protein sequence is MSRELREPNEKLGAVLALAGISNAGLARRVNDLGAQRGLTLRYDKTSVARWVSKGMVPQGAAPHLIAAAIGAKLGRPVPLHEIGLADADPAPEVGLAFPRDVGAAVRSATDLYRLDLAGRRGGGGIWQSLAGSFSVAAYATPASRWLISPADSSVAREPAGQAGTAGQAGPARSAHHRSAAATSSAHDAPAQDGPAQGATARDLPSPQSPQSPKPPTTGTPETGPQPSPEGRTTGPATGPMTAPAGRTAGPPSTVVPAQHGPETPRDHVQRVGHSDVTKLREAAEDARRWDSKYGGGDWRSSMVPECLRVDAAPLLLGSYTDEVGRALFGATAELTRLAGWMAFDTGQQEAAQRYYIQALRLARAAADVPLGGYVLASMSLQATYRDFPDEGVDLAQAAVERNRGLATARTMSFFRLVEARAHAKAGDSAAAGAALRAAEGWLERSRAGDPDPTWLGFYSYDRFAADAAECYRDLKLPRQVRRFTEQALSRPTEEYVRSHGLRLVVSAVAELESGNLDAACAAGTRAVEVAGRISSARTTEYVRDLLHRLEPYGDEPRVAELRERARPLLVAPA, encoded by the coding sequence ATGTCCAGGGAGCTCCGCGAGCCCAATGAGAAGCTCGGCGCCGTCCTCGCCCTCGCGGGCATCAGCAACGCCGGGCTGGCCCGGCGCGTCAACGACCTCGGCGCGCAGCGCGGCCTGACGCTTCGGTACGACAAGACGTCGGTGGCCCGGTGGGTGTCGAAGGGGATGGTGCCGCAGGGCGCCGCCCCGCACCTGATCGCCGCCGCCATCGGCGCGAAGCTGGGCCGGCCGGTGCCGCTGCACGAGATCGGCCTGGCGGACGCGGACCCCGCCCCCGAGGTGGGGCTGGCCTTCCCGCGCGACGTCGGTGCGGCCGTGCGTTCGGCCACCGACCTCTACCGGCTCGACCTCGCCGGGCGGCGCGGCGGTGGCGGGATCTGGCAGTCGCTCGCGGGCTCGTTCTCCGTGGCGGCGTACGCGACGCCCGCGTCGCGGTGGCTGATATCTCCTGCCGACAGCTCGGTGGCCCGGGAACCGGCGGGTCAGGCGGGTACCGCGGGTCAGGCGGGTCCGGCGCGTTCGGCGCACCACCGATCTGCGGCTGCGACCTCCTCGGCTCACGATGCTCCGGCCCAGGACGGACCTGCCCAGGGCGCAACGGCGCGCGACCTCCCGTCACCACAGTCACCACAGTCGCCGAAGCCACCGACGACCGGGACGCCGGAGACAGGTCCCCAGCCCTCCCCGGAAGGCCGTACGACCGGGCCGGCGACAGGCCCGATGACAGCACCGGCGGGCCGGACGGCAGGCCCGCCGTCCACCGTTGTGCCCGCGCAGCACGGGCCCGAAACGCCGCGCGACCACGTGCAGCGCGTGGGCCACAGCGATGTGACCAAGCTGCGCGAGGCCGCCGAGGACGCCCGTCGCTGGGACTCCAAGTACGGCGGCGGCGACTGGCGTTCGTCGATGGTCCCCGAGTGCCTGCGGGTGGACGCGGCGCCCCTGCTGCTGGGCTCGTACACCGACGAGGTGGGCCGCGCCCTGTTCGGCGCGACGGCCGAACTGACCAGGCTGGCCGGGTGGATGGCCTTCGACACCGGCCAGCAGGAGGCGGCCCAGCGCTACTACATCCAGGCGCTGCGCCTCGCCCGCGCGGCCGCGGACGTACCGCTCGGCGGCTATGTACTGGCCTCGATGTCCCTCCAGGCGACCTACCGGGACTTCCCGGACGAGGGCGTGGACCTCGCGCAGGCGGCCGTCGAGCGCAACCGCGGCCTGGCAACGGCGCGCACGATGAGCTTCTTCCGGCTGGTCGAGGCCCGGGCGCACGCGAAGGCGGGCGATTCGGCGGCCGCCGGGGCGGCGCTGCGGGCCGCGGAGGGCTGGCTGGAGCGGTCCCGCGCGGGCGACCCCGATCCGACCTGGCTCGGCTTCTACTCGTACGACCGTTTCGCGGCGGATGCGGCGGAATGCTACCGGGACCTCAAACTCCCCCGGCAGGTGCGGCGCTTCACCGAGCAGGCGCTGTCCCGGCCCACGGAGGAGTACGTACGTTCCCACGGGCTGCGGCTGGTCGTCAGCGCCGTCGCGGAGCTGGAGTCGGGCAATCTGGACGCGGCGTGCGCGGCGGGCACCCGGGCGGTGGAGGTGGCGGGCCGGATCTCCTCGGCGCGCACGACCGAATACGTACGGGACCTGCTGCACCGCCTGGAACCCTACGGGGACGAACCGCGCGTCGCGGAGCTGCGCGAGCGGGCCCGGCCCCTCCTCGTGGCTCCGGCGTAG
- a CDS encoding AfsR/SARP family transcriptional regulator, whose amino-acid sequence MRYLILGVTEAHDETGAALPIGGARLRALLAALALRAGRPASVAELVDDVWGDAPPLDAPAALQALVARLRRALGGRDTVPAAPTGGYLLAASRDDVDLHRFTRLAAHGDRELAADPETAARTLRTALSLWRGPALADLAEPARTAHAAAPEAHRSTALRRRIEADLLSGTTAPALLLPEIEALVHESPYDEPLRAQQLRALQAAGRPADALAAYERTRRALRDGLGTDPGPELTALHAELLRPRPLPPQTAPNQQAPQAPPAVPPAPPSPPAGRSAGRDAQPAAPLAQPATPLAQPATPLAQPAEPVARPAVRPEPVPPSRPEAPRGNLRPRLNSFVGREPELAALHGDLARLRLVTLTGPGGSGKTRLAEHAAAAHPEPGWLVELARLDHPAAVPGAVLSALGLRENSLVARETPAPTAAADPTTRLVEHCAHRRLLLVLDNCEHVVEAAAELAERLLTQCPGVQILATSREPLGVPGETVRPVEPLPPDPAHQLFADRGAAARAGFTVDEDPAAVAEICARLDGLPLAIELAAARLRLLTPRQIADRLDDRFRLLTSGARTVLPRQQTLRAVVDWSWDLLDEAERTVLRRLSVFAGGCDLAAAEAVCADPAGDTARDVADTLGSLVDKSLVLAEPYEGHGMRYRMLETIHEYAAERAAAHPADARATARRHAAHFLAFAEQAEPLIRSAAQLPWIRLVETELDNLRAALHTTTVEEVDVESAQRLAFALGWFWWLRNYRGEGAEWTTRILALTPAQPPEGTPAYWRRMRLQVFDMFLLAESNSAEKFRTPEYRDLAVRIKTAFRHGSPETAVFPGILWPATSFLTGDVLEFHTDLDQAVENCRRHAGEWELGVVLMLRTHVAIDVTGGLPTVDADLAELHAIAQRVGDRWTRAQVASAAGEIALSRSRYAEARTEFEECLRLAREVGAHVEAPFAIARIAEAAYSAGDLDDAERLLAEADEEADQHGGVYDVSAYARLLAALLALQRGDTVRARTECELARVQTERITVPAQLTAGLDTVAAVLTAREQGPAAALALIGPVLSAAVEGRCAERVLAGIAEAAARFLTDADRPAEAVRAFAAATAWRAGLPRSVPEADVVDGLPERTRALLGPERWAREEAAGAALTPADLVTALTGS is encoded by the coding sequence GTGCGGTACCTCATCCTCGGCGTCACCGAGGCACACGACGAGACCGGCGCCGCCCTCCCGATCGGCGGCGCCCGGCTGCGCGCGCTCCTCGCCGCCCTCGCCCTGCGCGCCGGCCGTCCCGCCTCCGTCGCCGAACTCGTCGACGACGTCTGGGGCGACGCCCCGCCCCTGGACGCCCCCGCCGCCCTCCAGGCCCTCGTCGCCCGCCTTCGCCGTGCCCTCGGCGGCCGGGACACCGTCCCCGCCGCCCCCACCGGCGGCTACCTCCTGGCCGCCTCCCGCGACGACGTCGACCTCCACCGCTTCACCCGCCTCGCCGCCCACGGCGACCGGGAACTGGCCGCCGACCCGGAGACCGCCGCCCGCACCCTGCGCACCGCCCTCTCGCTCTGGCGCGGCCCGGCCCTCGCCGACCTGGCGGAGCCCGCCCGTACCGCACACGCCGCCGCCCCCGAGGCCCACCGCTCCACCGCCCTGCGCCGACGCATCGAGGCGGACCTGCTCAGCGGCACCACCGCCCCGGCGCTGCTCCTGCCGGAGATCGAGGCTCTGGTCCACGAGAGCCCGTACGACGAGCCGCTGCGGGCCCAGCAACTGCGCGCCCTGCAGGCGGCCGGCCGTCCCGCCGACGCCCTCGCCGCGTACGAGCGCACGCGCCGCGCCCTCCGCGACGGCCTCGGCACCGACCCCGGGCCCGAACTCACCGCCCTGCACGCGGAACTGCTCCGGCCCCGGCCCCTGCCGCCGCAGACCGCGCCGAACCAGCAGGCACCCCAGGCACCCCCGGCCGTCCCGCCGGCTCCGCCGAGCCCTCCCGCCGGCCGTTCCGCCGGCCGGGACGCGCAGCCGGCCGCCCCGCTCGCGCAGCCCGCCACCCCGCTCGCGCAGCCCGCCACCCCGCTCGCGCAGCCCGCCGAGCCCGTTGCCCGGCCCGCGGTCCGGCCGGAGCCGGTCCCGCCCTCCCGCCCGGAGGCCCCCCGGGGCAACCTCCGCCCCCGCCTGAACTCCTTCGTCGGCCGCGAGCCCGAACTGGCCGCCCTCCACGGCGACCTGGCCCGGCTGCGCCTCGTCACCCTCACCGGACCCGGCGGTTCGGGAAAGACACGCCTCGCCGAACACGCCGCCGCAGCCCACCCCGAGCCCGGCTGGCTCGTCGAACTCGCCCGCCTCGACCACCCCGCCGCCGTCCCCGGCGCCGTCCTCAGCGCCCTCGGCCTGCGCGAGAACTCCCTCGTCGCCCGCGAAACCCCGGCCCCGACGGCCGCCGCCGACCCCACAACCCGCCTCGTCGAGCACTGCGCCCACCGCAGGCTGCTGCTCGTGCTCGACAACTGCGAGCACGTCGTCGAAGCCGCCGCCGAGCTCGCCGAGCGCCTCCTCACCCAGTGCCCCGGCGTCCAGATCCTGGCCACCAGCCGCGAACCCCTCGGCGTGCCGGGGGAGACCGTCCGCCCCGTCGAGCCCCTGCCGCCCGACCCCGCCCATCAGCTCTTCGCCGACCGCGGGGCGGCGGCCCGCGCCGGGTTCACCGTGGACGAGGACCCGGCCGCGGTGGCCGAGATCTGTGCCCGTCTCGACGGGCTGCCGCTCGCCATCGAGCTGGCCGCGGCGCGCCTCAGGCTGCTGACGCCGCGGCAGATCGCGGACCGGCTGGACGACCGTTTCCGGCTGCTGACCAGCGGCGCCCGTACGGTGCTGCCGCGTCAGCAGACCCTGCGGGCCGTCGTCGACTGGTCCTGGGACCTCCTCGACGAGGCCGAGCGCACCGTCCTGCGCCGGCTGTCCGTCTTCGCGGGCGGCTGCGACCTCGCCGCCGCCGAGGCCGTCTGCGCCGACCCGGCCGGGGACACCGCCCGGGACGTCGCCGACACCCTCGGCTCCCTCGTCGACAAGTCCCTCGTCCTGGCCGAACCGTACGAGGGCCACGGCATGCGCTATCGCATGCTCGAAACCATCCACGAGTACGCCGCCGAACGCGCCGCCGCCCACCCGGCCGACGCCCGGGCCACCGCCCGCCGCCACGCCGCCCACTTCCTCGCCTTCGCCGAGCAGGCCGAACCCCTCATCCGCTCCGCCGCCCAGCTCCCCTGGATCCGGCTCGTCGAGACCGAGCTCGACAACCTCCGCGCCGCCCTCCACACCACGACCGTCGAAGAGGTCGACGTCGAATCCGCGCAGCGACTGGCCTTCGCCCTCGGCTGGTTCTGGTGGCTGCGCAACTACCGCGGCGAGGGTGCCGAGTGGACCACCCGGATCCTCGCCCTCACCCCGGCCCAACCGCCCGAGGGCACGCCCGCCTACTGGCGCCGCATGCGTCTGCAGGTCTTCGACATGTTCCTGCTCGCCGAGAGCAACTCCGCCGAGAAGTTCCGCACCCCCGAATACCGGGACCTCGCCGTCCGCATCAAGACGGCCTTCCGCCACGGCTCCCCCGAGACCGCGGTCTTCCCCGGAATCCTCTGGCCCGCCACCTCCTTCCTCACCGGCGACGTCCTCGAATTCCACACCGACCTGGACCAGGCCGTCGAGAACTGCCGCCGCCACGCGGGCGAATGGGAACTGGGCGTCGTCCTCATGCTGCGCACCCATGTCGCCATCGACGTCACCGGGGGCCTGCCGACCGTCGACGCCGACCTCGCCGAACTCCACGCGATCGCCCAGCGCGTCGGCGACCGCTGGACCCGCGCCCAGGTCGCGAGCGCCGCCGGGGAGATCGCCCTCTCGCGCAGCCGGTACGCCGAGGCCCGCACCGAGTTCGAGGAGTGCCTGCGCCTCGCCCGCGAGGTCGGGGCCCACGTCGAGGCGCCCTTCGCCATCGCGCGGATCGCCGAGGCCGCCTACAGCGCGGGCGACCTCGACGACGCCGAGCGGCTCCTGGCCGAAGCCGACGAGGAGGCCGACCAGCACGGCGGCGTCTACGACGTCAGCGCCTACGCCCGGCTCCTCGCGGCCCTGCTCGCCCTCCAGCGGGGCGACACCGTCCGTGCCCGGACCGAGTGCGAGCTCGCCCGCGTCCAGACCGAACGGATCACCGTGCCGGCCCAGCTGACCGCCGGGCTGGACACCGTCGCCGCCGTCCTGACCGCACGCGAACAGGGCCCGGCGGCCGCACTGGCCCTGATCGGGCCCGTCCTGAGCGCCGCCGTCGAGGGGCGGTGCGCCGAGCGCGTCCTGGCCGGCATCGCCGAGGCGGCGGCCCGCTTCCTCACCGACGCCGACCGCCCCGCCGAAGCCGTACGGGCCTTCGCGGCGGCCACCGCCTGGCGCGCGGGCCTGCCCCGATCGGTCCCCGAGGCGGACGTCGTGGACGGCCTCCCGGAGCGCACCCGCGCGCTGCTCGGCCCCGAGCGCTGGGCGCGGGAGGAGGCCGCGGGCGCCGCGCTCACTCCGGCGGACCTCGTCACGGCACTCACCGGCAGCTGA
- a CDS encoding MarR family winged helix-turn-helix transcriptional regulator, translating into MSDAVDAIIGQWTQERPELVPGLWPVEVLARIQRMNRILDKHLKAFAAERDLEVGEVDILFTLRRSGPPYALTAGALIPAAMVTSGAITNRIDRMEAKGLVERVRDGQDRRTVRIRLTEQSIALTESLFEDHLRHYAELLAPLDPATCATLAQALRTLLEAGGDTSIT; encoded by the coding sequence ATGAGCGACGCGGTGGACGCCATCATCGGCCAGTGGACGCAGGAGCGCCCCGAGCTGGTGCCGGGCCTGTGGCCGGTCGAGGTCCTGGCCCGGATCCAGCGGATGAACCGGATCCTCGACAAGCACCTCAAGGCCTTCGCGGCCGAACGCGACCTGGAGGTGGGCGAGGTCGACATCCTCTTCACCCTCCGCCGCAGCGGCCCCCCGTACGCGCTCACCGCCGGCGCCCTCATCCCGGCCGCCATGGTGACCTCCGGGGCGATCACCAACCGCATCGACCGCATGGAGGCCAAGGGGCTGGTCGAACGGGTGCGGGACGGCCAGGACCGCCGCACCGTCCGGATCCGGCTGACCGAGCAGAGCATCGCGCTCACCGAGTCGCTGTTCGAGGACCACCTGCGCCACTACGCCGAACTGCTCGCCCCGCTGGACCCCGCCACCTGCGCCACGCTCGCCCAGGCCCTGCGCACCCTCCTGGAAGCCGGCGGGGACACCTCGATCACCTGA